GAACCATCTCTCAGCAAGACCTTTTATGCCCAACTGCACCCCATTTCCGATCGCTGGGTTCCTGAAGCCCTGCAAGTGAGTGGCTTTACCCGTGAAGAGACCCTCACTTTTCCTGAGCCAGCAATAGTCATGGCAACGTTTGCTGATTGGATTGCGGCTGAAAGCAAAGGCCGACCGTTTTTCATCTCCGACAACAACGGCTTCGATTGGCAATTCATCAACTGGTACTTTCATCACTTCCATGGCTATAATCCGTTTGGCCATTCATCCAGCAACTTAGGGTCGTTATACAAGGGGCTAGTGAAGGATACCTTTGCTAGCTTCAAACACTTGCGTAAAACTGCCCACACTCATAATGCTTTGGATGACGCACGAGGCAACGCAGAAGCCCTTTTGCAGCTCAAAGCTGATTTTGACCTCAAGATCAACCTGACGTAGGGTAACTAAAACCTTTGTCTGGGGCAACAGAGCTAAGAGATTATTCAAAGCGTATCCGATGTTATGGTTGTTTCAATTTAGGTTAAAACAGTTGCCCTCACCCCAATCCCTCTCCCAGAGCGATGAAGAGCAGCTACGGGTGTCTCTTAGTGCTGCAACCTAACCTACTCGCACTAATCAGGGATCCTAGTAGATGAGGGATAATAGGTTGCTCCTAGAGCAAGCCTTGACGTTTTAGGTAAGCAATGGCAGCTTCAGCAGCCCGTTTTTCAGCTTCTTTTTTAGTACGTCCTTCCCCTTGTCCGTAGGATTGGTTGTTGAGAAAGACAGTGGCCATAAATAGGGGGGCGTGCTCTAGGCCACCTGATTTTTCTGTAACGTAGTGCGGCAGGGTACCAGCGAGGTTGGCCTGTGCCCACTCTTGGAGTTGGTTTTTTACGTCAATGGCCGATCGAGAAACCATAACCTCATCGGGCACTGAATCAAATAATCGCTCAATCACGACTCGAACAGCACCAATGTCACTATCCTTGTCTAGGTAGTAGGCACCGACTACAGCTTCAAAGGTGCTGCTCAACAGGTTGAAATTTTGGAGACCACCATCTCGAATAACTCCTCTGCCAAGGCGCATGAGTGGCCCCAGACCAATATCTAGAGCAAACTGAGCCAGTTGTTGCTCGTCCACGAGGGCGGCGCGCCGACGAGTCATGACATCCTCTTGTACGCCAGGATAACGATGGTATAGATATTCAGCGCACAAAAAGGTCAAGATAGCATCGCCCAAAAACTCAAGCCGTTCGTTGTCACCAATTGTGCCTGGATGCTCCTTAACATAAGAACGGTGGGTCAGGGCTTGCTGAAGTAGCTGCTGATTTTTGAAGATGAGAAGTTCA
Above is a window of Cyanobacteriota bacterium DNA encoding:
- a CDS encoding 3'-5' exoribonuclease, encoding MSYIMVDVEADGPIPGDYSMISLGAIVVEPSLSKTFYAQLHPISDRWVPEALQVSGFTREETLTFPEPAIVMATFADWIAAESKGRPFFISDNNGFDWQFINWYFHHFHGYNPFGHSSSNLGSLYKGLVKDTFASFKHLRKTAHTHNALDDARGNAEALLQLKADFDLKINLT
- the rnc gene encoding ribonuclease III; amino-acid sequence: MTHELLIFKNQQLLQQALTHRSYVKEHPGTIGDNERLEFLGDAILTFLCAEYLYHRYPGVQEDVMTRRRAALVDEQQLAQFALDIGLGPLMRLGRGVIRDGGLQNFNLLSSTFEAVVGAYYLDKDSDIGAVRVVIERLFDSVPDEVMVSRSAIDVKNQLQEWAQANLAGTLPHYVTEKSGGLEHAPLFMATVFLNNQSYGQGEGRTKKEAEKRAAEAAIAYLKRQGLL